The genome window ATATTTACCAAAAAAGACTTGTAGGTGTGAATAAGTATTAAAAGCAATTTACAAAGTTCTTATAGTCATTCATAATAACTTGTTTATAGAGCCATGTTTAAttccaaaataatattttcataggCATACATTTAATAACTCTGATAAACATAAGTACCTAAGGCACACTTGAGTTAGTTATTCATAATATTTATTAGTACAGCCATGTTTGATTCCAGAATAACTCTATataggaatcaaaatgataattctGTCTGGCTTCAGAAGCACACTTGAACTGTGAGTTACTAATTTGTTATGGTTGTTTACAGTTTAGTTTCTAGTAGAAAAATGCTTTCGGTACCTCCGTTGATCATCTACCGAACAGCCTTTTTGTTGCCGGTTAAAGATCTAAAAGACATCAAATACCATAATATGGTCTTTTGGAAACAAAACAATCAAAATAGGCACTTAAAGTTACTAGATTGATGAggaaaattattattatctaattctAGGTACACTTTGAATGGCACATTTAATGGATATTAGTTTTTACTTTTTACATCATTCGTGTAGATGGTTCGATCATGGTCAGAAGAATAATGTGATATTTACTGACCTACCTTCAAATGCCACTTAAATTATAATGTAAAATTATTGAGCTCAGTTAAATTTGATACTAAAAGAAGATTTGGATATATGAAATATGTAGAGGAAGAAAAAATTAAAGACTTCTTTGAGGGAATGGGTTTGAAAATGTATGGAAAGTAATGGAATGGATTTGGAATTTAAATATGGAGAGCACATTAATGGATCAAATCTCGTAGTGATTGAACTTAAGAGAGAAAATTAACTGCAACAAGACTCTACAAGGTTATGTTCTTTGCATGATAAAATCTGCACCTCCTATTAAATGTTTTCTTGTATTGAAGGAATATAGCACCTTCAAGAGACAGTTTTAGTAGGAAAAAAATAAGCAAAGAAGGGAAAATAGGGCGGAAAATGTAAAGATTTAAGACAGATTAAGAGACTTTATAAATATGGTGAATAGTTCATTTCATCACCTCACAAAGTCCATCAGAAAATTCTGAAAGTTTGTCTCGATAAAAAAATTAATCTCCTAATCTTTGCCATACATGGGCACCTAATTAAGATCCTGAACTGAAATGTCAAGGGATTTGTCTAGTAAAATCTTCAATCTTACCAAGGTTACTCAAACATCAATATAAACTATAATAGATATTCATGTATGTATCCATATGGGATTTAGGGATTGATATGATGAGATGAACCACTTTCTTGGCCATCTAAGTGAAAATGCACTATTGGACTACAACTAGGTAACACAATAAGCTCTTGATCGATTCCATGAGATGACTTTAAATCTTTGTTGTTCAGCTAAATCTCAGATGAGGAGTCTTGGTGCCATGGTAATTAAGGTTGCATACAGTAACCTTCCCTAAACCTCGACATTGATGGGAGTCTTATATATTGGGCATGCTTCTTTCTGGTAACGAGTTGATGGTGGCTTTCAATCCTATTGAGATTGATTTCGGTCATGGTCCCATTTTTTATCTGTAGGTAGCATAGGTGGATAACCTCCTATAACATCATGAAGCCGTTCATTATTGAGTAACAATGAACAAAAGTAGCTTGTGTTTAATCAGTCAAATCATTCAGGTGCACCTTGATATTCTCAGCCTTAATCTTGTATGTGATTTTTAACGAGCTGTTAATCTTACTGGTTGGCTTAAATTCATTGACCCAACTCATCCTTCTTGCATTTGGAAAAAGTGCAGTATATGTAATTTATTCTGCAGCAGTTGATATTACAATAACAGAAAGAGTCGGAACTTCCTTGAGATCTCACTTGGCCGACTCCAAATGCAGCTCGATTAAACTCCATTGTACCATTGGACATAGAGGTTTTTAATCTAATATCACAGAAGTGGTCACAAAATGCTGAAGCAATTCTTTGCTTTATATCCCCAGAATAAATACTTGAGATCCAGTTTCTCCACCGCATTTTACTTTATGAAAGAACACCATGTTCTTGTGACCATTTCTTAGGCACCCTAGTCTAGGTGACTAAATAAGGACTAGTTGTTTTCATTTACCTAGATCCATTATGACTATAACCTAGTGAACCAGTAAGAGGaacattattttcttcttgatacatATAGTTTTCCAGCATGAGATACTTTTGCATTCCACATCACTAGTTAAGTTCTTGACTACAATTAGCAGTCACTGGTAACTAAACTTGAGAGCATGGGATGTGGCACCTTGTGGTTTCTATTTGTCAGCCTATGCACCGGATCTTCACACCGAATCCTTCTTTTTATTGTCATATAAAATCATTGCAATACTGACTTGTTTGGAAGTTTTATGGTCAATTCTGTGAACCGATATCATCTCAAGTCATGCATTCTGCTTGTCTTCGTCAGTACACAAAAGCCTCTCCGAGAGAAAtttactagtttgaacatactactCTTTCATGCTTAGCAATTACCTTGTTCTAGCTACTTGATCCAGTTGATCTTTCTGATTACCCGGGCTACTTTACCGCATGTATGCAAATCATTCTAGACTATACTTTGCCACTGGTCACTTTTCCTACATGAATGGATTTGTTGTTATATTACTATGATGATACATTATATCTGGTTTCCTTTTTCATTTGAAAATTGAAGATGAAATATGTGAAGGTGTTGGTTCCTCTGAAGAGGATCAGGATGCCGGTGGAGGAGAAGCAGATCTTCCAGAGGTTGACCCACACGCAGAGGACAAAGAGCTGAAGCACCACCTTTTGAAGAAGTATGGTGGGTATTTAAGCACCCTCAGGAAAGAGctgtccaagaagaagaagaaagaaaagctgCCAAAGGATGCCCGACAGAAGCTGCTCAACTGGTGGGAGCTGCACTACAAATGGCCATATCCATCTGTATGTTCCATTTCCCTACATTCACCAACCCTTTCTATGCTAAAATTAGTTGATATGTATAGAGCAAGAAAGCCTCTATATAACTTTGGATGGAAAATTGTACCTGGCAACAAGCAGGAAACCGAGAAGATGGCGTTGGCGGAATCTACAGGTCTTGATCAGAAGCAAATCAACAACTGGTTTATAAACCAAAGAAAGAGGCATTGGAAACCATCCGAGGACATGCAGTTCGTCGTGATGGATGGTTTCCATCCACGCAATGCTTCTTCTGCTTCAGCTCTCTACATGGATGGGCAATTCATGGTCGACGGCATGTTCCGTTTCGGTCCGTGATGTACGATCATCTACAGCTAGTTTTCAGGTTCAGATCATGAAAGTCTTGTCTCCCTTGGTAAGTGCTGAATTCAAAGTATAAGAAGCAATTGTAGTGATACTAGATTCATCAGGATTCTTGTCGCAACGTGTAACTTTTTTGGGTTAGTCTTCTTTCTATGTATTCATGGGTTCTATTGTGGGATTGAATTGTAGGTATATAATGTAAACAAATTGATATGGTTTGGACTTTTCTCTGTAATTTTAAGCTGCTTAAAGTTTCTTATTTCTGCTGATCAAATTGCAATA of Musa acuminata AAA Group cultivar baxijiao chromosome BXJ1-7, Cavendish_Baxijiao_AAA, whole genome shotgun sequence contains these proteins:
- the LOC135582532 gene encoding homeotic protein knotted-1-like isoform X4; its protein translation is MEEIKAKIMSHPQYSTLVGAFMDCQKVGAPPEVVTRLSAIFHDVSPGPSCHNDASPDPELDQFMESYCDMLVKYREELTKPLQEATNFLKKMESQFNALTDSSTRGLFPSDEICEGVGSSEEDQDAGGGEADLPEVDPHAEDKELKHHLLKKYGGYLSTLRKELSKKKKKEKLPKDARQKLLNWWELHYKWPYPSETEKMALAESTGLDQKQINNWFINQRKRHWKPSEDMQFVVMDGFHPRNASSASALYMDGQFMVDGMFRFGP